In Amblyraja radiata isolate CabotCenter1 unplaced genomic scaffold, sAmbRad1.1.pri scaffold_1216_ctg1, whole genome shotgun sequence, the genomic window gatgttggggaagtccaggacaaggggtcacagcttaaggatagaggggaaatcctttaggaccgagatgagaaaaacatttttcacacagagagtggtgaatctctggaattctctgccacagacggtagttgaggccagttcattggctatatttaagagggagttagatggggcccttgtggctaaagggatcaggggttatggagagaaggcaggtgcaggatactgagttggatgatcagccatgatcatattgaatggcggtgcaggctcgaagggccgaatggcctactcctgcacctatgttctatgtttctatgtttctatgtttctatccccagtCTTTTCCCGAAGATATAGGTTTAAGAGGAGGTGCAATATTTAACAGgtatctgagggacaacttttccaCTCGTGtgagaggtgggtatatggaacgagctgccagcggagATAGTTTACACAGGTACTGTACAAAATGTAAGACACActtggataggcacaaaatgctgggggaactctgtgggccaggcagcgtctctggagagaaggaatgggcgaggtttcgggtcgggtgacgtctcgggtcgagacccttcttcagacttggacggTTACCTAGGTTGAAGTGGTTTTGGGAGATTTGGGCCAATCGCGCGCAAATAGGTCTGACTTAGatagggacatcttggtcggcatggaagagttgggccgaagggcctgtttcggtgctgtgtgACTTTATGGATGACACGAGTgtaaaagtttgaagaagggcctcgaccacaagcgttacccattccttctccccagagatgctgcctgtcctgctgaattactccggcattttgtgtccatccaacatcgacacttccttcctacacgctgCAAATAATCTACCTCGGCCAATGCAGTGTAAACCaggtaacaattacagcacagaaacaggccatctcggcccttctagcccgtgccgaacacttactctcacctagtcccatctacctgcactcagaccataaccctccattcctttcccgtccatatacctatccaattgatttttaaatgataaaatcgaacctgccttcaccacttccactggaagctcattccacacagctaccactctctgagtaaagaagttccccctcatgtgacccctaaacttttgttccttaattctcaaatcttgtcctcttgtttgaatcttccctactctcagtgggaaaagcttatccacgtcaactctgtctatccctctcatcattttaaagacctctatcaagtccccccttaaccttctgcgctccaaagaataaagacctttgttcaacctttctctgtaacttagttgctgaaacccaggcaacattctagtaaatctcctctgtactctctctattttgttgacatccttcctataacttgccgaccagaattgtacaccatactccagaattggcctcaccaatgccttgtacaattttaacattacatcccaacttctatactcaatgctctgatttataaaggccagcacaccaaaagctttcaaaCGGCGCCTTCCCTAAGAACCCTCGATGCAAAAAGGGTTAATAAGATGGAGCCTTTCCAGCTGCTTGTGTAAACACCAATATGCAAATTCTGCATTCAACACCCTCCACAATATTTCAAAAACTATTTCAAAATAATGAACAGCTGGTCCGAGTTTAGGAAATAATGAGAGTAATGACTATGAACAAGCCAACGCTTCTCAATTTTGGACACGCCATTTATAGGGCGAGAGGTTGGACCCAAATCCTGGATTTAACAGCGAAAAATTAGCGATAGTTTCCAGATTGCCATCGATCATTGGCAGCTTTGAAGAATGAGTTGTGGCGAATCCCGCAGCCGGGCAGCGCGGAGGCCGAGGATGTTCTCAGAGTGAATGATAATACACACACATACCCGGTGGTTCTGATACGCCGTGACCGCAGTGAATCTCGTCTCTTCAAACAGGAACGTTTTAAAGTTCTCCTCGGCGTATTTCTCACTGTCTTTTCTCGGGTCGACGTAAACCACGTGGAAACGCGGCTGGTATCTGTGCATCGAGTTCAGGATGATCTACGTGGTGCAGAGAAAAACAAACGGAGCGTTGGAGAAATCAgtatgtaattgtaattgtaattacaatttatagacaatagacaatagacaataggtgcaggagtaggccattcagcccttcgagccagcaccgccattcaatgtgatcatggctgatcatccccaatcagttccccgttcctgccttctccccatatcccctgactccgctatttttttagagccctatctagctctcccttgaaagtatccagagaacctgcctccactgaggcagagaattccacagactttacAAAGAGTTTGATATTATTGGTTATTTTCAGCTTGTCAAATGTGACCAGTTGTTTCATCCAGTGATTTCTTCAATTCACCGGCGCGctaatgttgctgcctcacagcgccagggacacgggttcgatcctgactacgggtgctgtatctgcacggagtttgggccttctccctgtgaccagcgtgggtttttccccgggtgccccggttttcaCCCACCCTCCAAAGTCACAcatgtacaaacacacacacacacacacacacacacacacacacacacacacacacacacacacacacacacacacacacacacacacacacacacacacacgcacacacacgcacacatatgtatatatacacacacgcacgcacacatatgtatacacacatatgtatacacacacctatccacacacacacacacacacacacacacacacacacacacacacacacacacacacacacacacacacacgcacgcgcacacacacacacacacacacacacacacacacacacacacacacacatatagaggtTAATTTGGCTTAGTATAATTATAATTTATCCCTGGTTTGTGTagggcctgttttccgcgctgtatctctaaactaaactaaactgatggggAAAAAACCTGAGCCTACTTACATGCCCGTTGTCATCCAGTAAGTTGTTGGTTAGTTTTAGCTTGTCAAAGGAGACAATTTGTTTCATCCACTGAGCGCCCTTGGCCGGCGAGTCTGGGTGATAATGAACCCTCCCTGGTGTAGCTGGGTCTGCCTTCCCCGccactaacca contains:
- the LOC116969795 gene encoding T-box transcription factor TBX1, which translates into the protein MFPTFQVKIFGMDPMADYMLLMDFVPVDDKRYRYAFHSSSWLVAGKADPATPGRVHYHPDSPAKGAQWMKQIVSFDKLKLTNNLLDDNGHIILNSMHRYQPRFHVVYVDPRKDSEKYAEENFKTFLFEETRFTAVTAYQNHRITQLKIASNPFAKGFRDCDPEDWPRNHRPGSLQLISAFT